From the Acidicapsa ligni genome, one window contains:
- a CDS encoding LacI family DNA-binding transcriptional regulator, which yields MDNPTGNEGQKQPAKAVSYAPVSLKQLAAHLGLNPATVSVVLNDVPGRSIPQVTRDRIKAAAKQLNYQPSLLARSLRNRRTLTVGILVPELGDGYHTEVMSGIGDQLMNAGYFYFTAHHRHRKDLVEDYARMLVGRGAQGILAIDTLLEHPISVPVVAVAGHRHIDGVTNVVLDHARAAELTLKHLYSLGHREIAFMRGQPFSSDSDARWQSTVHAAEKLGLQIRPELVVSLDRDLTSPELGYPVVQQLLASRHPFTALVAFNDISAMGATRALQDFNLRVPADVSVVGFDDIRASAYSLPRLTTIRQPLAEIGRIATQCLLNRIHGTATSRDEIAVEPELVVRESTGPVRSGV from the coding sequence ATGGATAATCCCACAGGTAATGAAGGCCAGAAGCAGCCTGCGAAAGCAGTAAGCTATGCCCCTGTGAGCCTGAAGCAACTGGCGGCGCACCTTGGCCTGAATCCAGCAACCGTGTCGGTCGTCTTGAATGATGTTCCGGGCAGGTCGATTCCCCAGGTGACTCGGGATCGCATCAAGGCTGCTGCCAAGCAGTTGAATTATCAGCCGAGCCTGCTGGCGCGGTCGCTGCGCAATCGACGCACCCTGACGGTGGGTATTCTTGTGCCGGAGCTGGGCGATGGATATCACACCGAGGTGATGAGCGGCATTGGCGATCAGTTGATGAATGCGGGTTATTTCTATTTCACAGCTCACCATCGGCATCGCAAGGACCTGGTTGAGGATTACGCGAGGATGCTGGTGGGGCGAGGCGCGCAGGGCATCCTGGCGATTGATACGCTGCTGGAGCATCCCATCTCAGTGCCAGTAGTGGCCGTGGCGGGTCATCGGCATATTGATGGGGTTACGAATGTGGTGCTGGATCATGCGCGCGCCGCTGAGTTGACGTTGAAGCATCTTTACTCGCTGGGTCATCGCGAGATTGCATTCATGCGCGGCCAGCCATTCAGCTCGGACTCGGATGCGCGATGGCAAAGCACGGTACATGCGGCAGAAAAGCTTGGCTTGCAGATTCGACCAGAGCTTGTCGTCAGCCTGGATCGCGATCTTACATCGCCTGAGTTGGGATATCCGGTGGTGCAGCAACTGCTTGCGAGCAGGCATCCGTTTACGGCGCTGGTGGCTTTCAACGATATCTCGGCGATGGGGGCGACGCGCGCGCTGCAGGACTTTAACCTGCGGGTACCGGCGGATGTTTCGGTCGTTGGCTTTGACGATATTCGCGCGTCGGCTTATTCGCTGCCTCGGCTTACGACGATTCGTCAGCCGCTGGCGGAGATTGGGCGGATTGCGACTCAATGCCTGCTCAATCGTATTCACGGAACGGCTACTTCTCGCGACGAGATTGCGGTGGAGCCGGAGCTGGTGGTTCGCGAATCTACTGGGCCTGTTCGGTCTGGGGTGTAA
- a CDS encoding TonB-dependent receptor — protein MRNALRFMMFCLLMTGIGLAQSTNSGDIRGSVTDATGALIPGVTVTVLDVDTGVSKDFVTNQDGLFDTSSIVAGSYKLTFIKDGFESLVRGPITLQVGNTTVNAKLKVGSTKDQVVVTTDVPLLQTESGDQTATLDSKSMAQLPQVTQDWENFMILLPGTAGTPGSSNGSSNPGQVVSSNGNLPYSNVLADGASTTLSMSQNANPAIFETVSELQVSLSSFSAQYGVGGMIINQISKGGSSQFHGSGYDYLQNNALNAAQFGFLNDPNVPFLRYNNFGASVGGPILKKKMFFYFDYDQIVNHGSASNGTNSIPSAAEMQGVFANERPIFDPTTQTIAIDSKGNPYPVRKSFQEENGANALPSGLLDSVATKFQQFYPTPANHIAGGKFIPGSVGADGETQNNFFSSIPQSTPYRKFFGRLDYDVTPNNRITMSDTQSDTPVIYPNSVTACPIGCQAGDVDNNNSQVTDVWNISSRTINEARMGYTWQASFFNDLALGHGYAAQLGWQFAKADDIPAIQFTNTYPYAWIEPSINAVYKEHVFDPSDVVTMIRGKHILHFGGEFLIYRDDATNWGNTNAGTMAFSGQYTQQWTTDQAICGSATPGVACAVSGTGLEYADLLLGLAQSWSANVSPEYGARLKSPQVFIQDDWKVSPTLTVNLGLRYQINHGWNEIHGNETAFDPNLANPATGTQGAYWFGSTHANGRESLQANVFNTFLPRVGFSWLESPSTTFRGGFGLYSYNWSLDTYGSGMGASFANSGSISDQTNGITPVVKLDGPGTIFGTNTPLPYTASTTDPARYNGQSGPGYNEFHTPVPKIYQWNFAMQHEFGPNMVTEIAYVASHGFNLSYPTDLNAVPLDKFSSNDTASRPFPQFQGISGSTNNGISNYNSLQASVTRRLSSGLSMSFNYVWSHFLDDQDSSGWGSRGGPQNWQIANNPSSNYSNSNFDIRNSFKGYVVYQLPFGKGKKFLNRNALLDEAIGGWQISSTILLSSGNPFTVFGTQANYQLAGSMFPNRVPGVNIKPQHRSTRCEVGSNVNITTFSGAVVNTGCVNEWFNPAAFSLAAPGQFGDSRRNSVYGPGINQVNLSGSKTFSLPWEGIKIQIRADASNAFNHASFSPPGGGVNLVTDDKGNTIQKVGQPYTWYKTVQGADGAPVQVPTNQISGTTVGGRNVQLGARVTF, from the coding sequence GTGCGAAATGCATTACGTTTCATGATGTTCTGTTTGCTTATGACCGGCATCGGTCTGGCGCAGAGCACAAACTCCGGAGACATCCGTGGTAGCGTGACCGACGCAACAGGGGCACTCATCCCTGGCGTCACGGTGACTGTACTCGATGTCGATACTGGCGTTTCCAAAGACTTTGTCACCAATCAGGACGGTCTCTTCGATACCTCCTCGATCGTGGCCGGAAGCTACAAGCTCACCTTCATCAAGGATGGCTTCGAGAGCCTCGTCCGTGGACCCATCACCCTGCAGGTCGGCAACACGACCGTCAATGCCAAGCTCAAGGTCGGATCGACCAAGGATCAGGTAGTCGTCACAACTGACGTGCCGCTACTGCAAACCGAGTCCGGTGACCAGACCGCGACCCTGGATTCGAAGTCGATGGCGCAGTTGCCCCAGGTCACACAGGACTGGGAAAACTTCATGATCCTGTTGCCCGGTACCGCAGGTACTCCAGGCAGCTCCAACGGCTCATCCAACCCCGGCCAGGTCGTATCGTCCAACGGTAACCTGCCCTACAGCAACGTCCTCGCGGACGGCGCCTCCACCACTCTCTCGATGAGCCAGAATGCAAATCCGGCAATCTTCGAGACGGTGTCGGAGCTTCAGGTCTCTCTGTCGTCCTTCTCGGCGCAGTATGGCGTCGGCGGCATGATCATCAACCAGATCAGCAAGGGCGGCTCCAGCCAGTTTCACGGGTCCGGCTACGACTACCTGCAAAACAACGCATTGAACGCGGCCCAGTTTGGGTTCCTCAATGACCCGAACGTTCCCTTCCTGCGCTACAACAACTTTGGCGCATCCGTCGGCGGTCCAATCCTGAAGAAGAAGATGTTCTTCTATTTCGACTACGACCAGATCGTCAATCACGGCTCGGCCAGCAATGGAACAAACTCCATTCCGTCCGCCGCTGAAATGCAGGGCGTTTTCGCCAACGAACGGCCAATCTTCGATCCCACCACGCAGACCATTGCGATCGACTCTAAAGGCAATCCCTATCCAGTAAGAAAGTCCTTTCAGGAAGAGAACGGCGCGAACGCGCTTCCCTCTGGACTGTTGGATAGCGTAGCCACGAAGTTCCAGCAGTTTTACCCGACCCCTGCCAATCACATTGCAGGCGGAAAGTTCATTCCAGGAAGCGTCGGCGCCGACGGAGAAACCCAGAACAACTTCTTCTCCAGCATTCCGCAGTCCACTCCGTATAGAAAGTTCTTCGGACGCCTCGACTATGACGTCACTCCGAACAACCGCATCACCATGTCCGATACGCAAAGCGACACGCCGGTTATCTATCCGAACTCTGTCACAGCATGCCCCATCGGATGCCAGGCAGGCGACGTAGACAACAACAACTCGCAAGTCACCGACGTATGGAACATCAGCTCGCGGACGATCAACGAAGCCCGCATGGGATACACCTGGCAGGCCAGCTTCTTCAATGATCTGGCGCTGGGCCACGGCTATGCAGCTCAACTCGGATGGCAGTTCGCCAAGGCCGATGACATCCCTGCAATCCAGTTCACGAACACCTATCCTTATGCCTGGATTGAGCCCAGCATCAACGCGGTCTACAAAGAACACGTCTTCGATCCGTCGGATGTAGTAACGATGATCCGCGGAAAGCATATCCTCCACTTCGGCGGCGAGTTCCTGATCTACCGGGATGACGCTACCAACTGGGGCAACACCAACGCCGGAACCATGGCATTCTCCGGTCAGTACACCCAGCAATGGACGACGGATCAGGCAATCTGCGGTTCGGCCACACCCGGCGTAGCTTGCGCCGTATCGGGAACGGGTCTGGAATATGCCGATCTTTTGCTCGGTCTGGCCCAGAGCTGGTCTGCAAATGTCTCGCCAGAATATGGCGCACGTCTGAAGAGCCCACAGGTCTTCATCCAGGATGACTGGAAGGTTAGCCCAACTCTCACCGTGAACCTCGGCCTGCGCTATCAGATCAACCATGGCTGGAATGAAATCCATGGCAACGAAACCGCCTTCGATCCAAATCTTGCAAATCCGGCAACTGGAACTCAGGGCGCATACTGGTTTGGCAGCACGCATGCCAATGGCCGCGAGTCGCTCCAGGCGAACGTCTTCAACACTTTCCTTCCCCGCGTAGGCTTCTCATGGCTTGAGAGCCCCAGCACTACCTTCCGTGGTGGCTTCGGACTCTACTCCTATAACTGGAGCCTCGATACCTATGGCTCGGGAATGGGAGCGTCATTCGCCAACTCCGGCAGCATTTCAGATCAGACGAACGGCATCACTCCTGTCGTCAAGCTGGATGGTCCCGGCACAATCTTTGGAACCAACACCCCGCTGCCTTATACCGCATCCACTACCGATCCGGCACGGTATAACGGTCAGTCAGGGCCAGGTTACAACGAGTTCCACACCCCGGTTCCCAAGATTTATCAGTGGAACTTTGCCATGCAGCATGAGTTTGGCCCGAACATGGTCACCGAAATTGCGTATGTGGCCAGCCACGGATTCAACCTCAGCTACCCAACCGATCTCAACGCAGTTCCGTTGGATAAGTTCTCGTCGAACGATACTGCTTCCCGTCCTTTCCCTCAGTTCCAGGGAATCAGCGGCAGCACCAACAACGGAATCTCCAACTACAACTCGTTGCAGGCCTCGGTCACAAGGCGTTTGAGCTCTGGATTGAGCATGAGCTTCAACTACGTCTGGTCGCACTTCCTGGATGATCAGGACTCTTCCGGCTGGGGAAGCAGGGGAGGACCGCAGAACTGGCAGATTGCCAACAATCCGTCCTCAAACTACAGCAACTCCAACTTTGATATTCGCAACTCCTTCAAGGGTTACGTTGTCTATCAGCTCCCATTCGGCAAAGGAAAGAAATTCCTGAACCGCAATGCCTTGCTGGATGAAGCGATTGGCGGTTGGCAGATCTCCAGCACCATCCTCCTTTCCAGCGGTAATCCATTCACCGTATTCGGAACGCAGGCCAACTATCAACTCGCCGGATCGATGTTCCCGAACCGCGTTCCTGGCGTAAACATCAAGCCGCAGCATCGCTCAACACGTTGCGAAGTTGGATCGAATGTCAACATCACAACCTTCAGTGGCGCCGTGGTGAACACAGGTTGCGTCAACGAGTGGTTTAACCCCGCGGCCTTCTCGCTTGCTGCTCCCGGCCAATTCGGCGATTCGCGCAGAAACAGCGTCTACGGCCCTGGAATCAACCAGGTCAATCTGTCTGGTAGCAAGACCTTCTCTCTACCCTGGGAAGGAATCAAGATCCAGATTCGTGCCGATGCATCCAACGCCTTCAATCACGCCAGCTTCTCGCCTCCAGGAGGAGGAGTGAACCTGGTGACCGACGACAAGGGCAATACCATTCAAAAGGTCGGTCAACCCTACACGTGGTACAAAACGGTCCAGGGAGCCGACGGCGCACCTGTACAGGTTCCTACCAACCAGATTTCAGGCACCACGGTTGGCGGGCGTAACGTACAGCTCGGAGCGCGCGTCACGTTCTAA
- a CDS encoding LacI family DNA-binding transcriptional regulator codes for MTKSPGMEEPRRVTLRDIAEETGVSISTVSLILNRASLAQRLSPETKSRVEMAAARLGYTPDFVARSLKARQSQMIGVMVFDIEDPYCTRLLHGIQSSLMNTEYLPLMVSTQNEPDLVQRYWRLLTERRVEGIIVIVNWPSVNVNLFQDLKRGAFVMVGATPPIEDISYVVVDNVDGGAKALACLYELGHRKIGVLRGPSDHIDSWDRWRGMQNFARTVGLELDPKLCPEMNPLSAFASIVGEADRLTTMLINQKQPFTALLTFDDLSAIGAFRAFDRHHWTIPRDCSVVGFDDIYLAQLVRPALTTMRQPLEQMGAIAVENLLGQIKSKTSVPSAKVQTNIVQAELVIRESTTAYRA; via the coding sequence ATGACCAAGTCTCCCGGAATGGAAGAACCCCGTAGAGTAACTCTTCGCGATATCGCCGAAGAGACCGGTGTCTCAATCTCGACGGTCTCCCTCATCCTGAACCGCGCCAGCCTCGCGCAGCGCCTCTCCCCGGAAACAAAAAGCCGCGTGGAAATGGCAGCAGCCCGGCTCGGCTACACACCCGATTTCGTCGCCAGAAGCCTCAAAGCCCGCCAAAGCCAGATGATCGGCGTAATGGTCTTCGACATTGAGGACCCGTACTGCACTCGCCTGCTTCATGGAATCCAAAGCTCGCTGATGAATACGGAATATCTGCCCCTGATGGTGAGCACCCAAAACGAACCGGATCTCGTCCAGCGCTACTGGCGATTACTCACCGAACGCCGTGTAGAAGGCATCATCGTCATCGTCAACTGGCCTTCGGTAAACGTCAATCTCTTTCAGGATCTCAAACGGGGAGCATTCGTCATGGTCGGTGCCACACCGCCCATCGAAGACATCTCCTACGTGGTAGTCGATAACGTCGATGGCGGCGCCAAAGCCCTCGCCTGCCTCTATGAACTAGGCCACAGAAAGATCGGCGTTCTGCGCGGCCCCAGCGACCATATCGATAGCTGGGATAGGTGGCGCGGCATGCAAAACTTCGCCCGAACGGTCGGTCTCGAACTCGACCCAAAGCTATGCCCGGAGATGAATCCTCTCTCAGCCTTCGCCTCAATTGTCGGCGAAGCGGATCGCCTGACAACCATGCTCATCAACCAGAAGCAGCCATTCACAGCGCTTCTGACCTTCGACGATCTCTCCGCCATCGGAGCATTCCGCGCCTTCGATCGCCATCATTGGACAATACCGCGTGACTGCTCCGTAGTCGGCTTTGATGACATTTACCTGGCCCAACTGGTTCGCCCGGCTCTCACCACAATGCGCCAGCCACTCGAACAAATGGGAGCCATCGCCGTCGAAAATCTGCTCGGGCAAATCAAAAGCAAGACCAGCGTGCCGTCCGCCAAGGTGCAGACAAATATTGTCCAGGCAGAACTGGTCATTCGCGAATCCACAACCGCCTATCGCGCATAG
- a CDS encoding TonB-dependent receptor domain-containing protein: protein MYKKMMVVFSLIALALVFCASSRAQSTQGTILGLIRDANGRVVPGVQVTATNEETGVKLTIKTDARGLYSFHALAIGTYDVEASTAGFKAAVRSGLLLTVNDVLQVDITLQVGSDAEQVTVTADAVHAETVSTQMGEVISGKTMTAMPLVSRSYTDLLALQPGVSPTSSGFAGGQGGAFSATGFTITPVSGSLNAGNQSVNGQREASNGFLLNGTTVEEFAFSGAGIIPNLDSIAEFRILTNNFDAEYGNYSGGQINVITKSGTNTFHGSVFEFLRNAAFDAKNYFATTRDDHKENQFGGTIGGPIKHDKLFFFGDYQGDRVIIGQSALGRIPVPSDAERQGNFSAPALASVLSGTVRGSFWAQQLSNSLGYTVSQGEPYYFAGCSSAQCVFPGAQIPASVITVPSRNLLAYVPPANTVDGTGNSFFTPGSGPERLSDDKGSGRIDFNSRLGLITGYYFFDQYLESVPNLLLPGFGDNFTGRSQVVNIGDTKTLGNSTINEAHFGFTRLKYEIHIPTGGGVVTPGSLGFAEGANTLGISPSIPQYARIPNMDFNAFSFGASGGPLGITENTAQVSDNFSKIIRAHTLTFGGQFHYNQLAEYNLGSNGSFGFDGGETGVDFADFLIGAPTSYSQSQIYPSYGRSRSFGLFAQDSWHAMSNLTLNYGLRWDVSRPWSELHNELETLVPGLQSQVFPGAPVGWVFPGDPGIPSTLAPTRYNNLAPRVGLAYSPSAAGGFLKKLTGEPGKSSIRAAWGRFYSSFEGATNFNAVGDAPFGNYYGSPVPPEFVTPFVDRGTGNVEGQRFPSPPPPANSSRSHPDTSINWANYLPIGTSPGFWYKNVLPYTEQYELSLQRQLSASMVFTMSYVGAQGHHLLSSVEANPGNPALCLSVSQPGQVIPGTSTCGPNGENGVYSPVAGGTINGTRAPFGENFGSDGLFMTNGKSNYNSLQLSLQQRLPHLEYLAGYTYSKSLDNASGYGEQINILNPEQNALSAFNATHNFVVSYNYDLPFYLIPGPSRLTKGWKWTGITRFATGQPVTLYEIDDRSLLGTGSAGAISVPLDRPNYTPGSLHFSNPRSGKPYFNTALFSPETLGQLGTSSRRFFGGPGINNWDTALLKDTAIKEGINLEFRAELFNALNHAQFGAPDGNFNDSTFGLVNTANSPRIMQLSLKLLF from the coding sequence ATGTACAAAAAAATGATGGTTGTCTTTTCCCTGATTGCCCTGGCGCTGGTTTTCTGCGCTTCGAGTCGCGCTCAGTCGACTCAAGGTACGATCCTGGGTCTGATACGAGACGCAAACGGTCGCGTCGTCCCTGGCGTCCAGGTCACCGCTACAAACGAAGAAACCGGCGTTAAGCTGACAATTAAAACCGATGCCCGAGGACTGTATTCCTTTCACGCCCTGGCGATCGGAACCTACGACGTTGAAGCGAGCACGGCCGGATTCAAGGCTGCCGTTCGGTCTGGATTGCTGCTCACCGTCAACGATGTGCTGCAAGTCGATATAACCCTGCAAGTCGGCAGCGATGCAGAGCAAGTCACCGTCACCGCAGATGCTGTACATGCCGAAACAGTAAGCACGCAGATGGGCGAGGTCATCAGCGGAAAAACCATGACCGCCATGCCGCTGGTTTCGCGCAGCTATACCGATCTCCTGGCCCTCCAGCCCGGAGTATCCCCGACCTCGTCCGGTTTTGCCGGTGGCCAGGGAGGCGCGTTCAGCGCAACCGGCTTCACCATCACCCCCGTTTCCGGCTCTCTGAATGCCGGAAATCAATCAGTGAACGGTCAGCGCGAAGCCTCAAATGGCTTCCTGCTCAACGGAACCACCGTCGAAGAATTCGCATTCTCCGGAGCCGGAATCATTCCAAATCTGGACTCCATCGCCGAGTTTCGCATCCTCACAAACAACTTCGACGCCGAGTACGGAAACTATTCCGGCGGCCAGATCAACGTCATCACCAAGTCCGGCACCAACACCTTCCACGGAAGCGTCTTCGAGTTCCTCAGAAACGCCGCGTTCGATGCGAAAAACTATTTCGCCACCACCCGCGATGACCACAAAGAAAATCAATTCGGCGGCACCATAGGCGGACCGATCAAGCACGACAAGCTCTTCTTCTTCGGCGATTACCAGGGTGATCGGGTCATCATCGGGCAAAGCGCCCTGGGCAGAATCCCCGTGCCATCTGATGCCGAGCGGCAGGGCAACTTTTCTGCTCCAGCCCTCGCCTCTGTGTTATCCGGCACCGTGCGCGGATCCTTCTGGGCGCAGCAGCTCTCAAATAGCCTTGGCTATACCGTCTCGCAGGGAGAGCCCTATTACTTCGCCGGCTGCTCCTCAGCGCAATGCGTCTTCCCCGGTGCTCAAATTCCAGCGAGCGTCATTACCGTACCCTCCAGAAACCTCCTGGCGTATGTGCCGCCCGCGAATACCGTCGACGGAACAGGGAACAGCTTTTTTACTCCCGGCAGCGGTCCCGAGCGGCTCAGCGATGACAAGGGCAGCGGCCGCATCGACTTCAACTCCCGGCTGGGCCTGATTACCGGTTACTACTTCTTCGATCAATACCTTGAGTCCGTTCCGAACCTGTTGCTGCCCGGCTTCGGAGATAACTTCACCGGACGCTCGCAGGTCGTGAATATCGGGGATACAAAGACCCTCGGCAACAGCACCATCAACGAAGCGCACTTTGGTTTTACCCGCCTCAAGTACGAGATTCACATCCCCACAGGCGGAGGAGTCGTCACCCCCGGAAGCCTGGGCTTTGCTGAAGGCGCCAATACTCTCGGCATCTCACCGTCCATTCCTCAATACGCACGCATCCCCAACATGGATTTCAACGCGTTCTCCTTCGGAGCCTCCGGAGGCCCCCTGGGAATTACCGAAAACACCGCCCAGGTAAGCGACAATTTCAGCAAAATCATTCGCGCCCACACACTCACCTTCGGCGGACAATTCCACTACAACCAGTTAGCCGAATACAATCTCGGCTCCAATGGAAGCTTCGGTTTCGACGGTGGAGAAACCGGCGTCGATTTCGCGGACTTCCTCATCGGGGCTCCGACTTCCTACTCGCAATCGCAGATATATCCCTCCTACGGCAGATCGCGATCCTTTGGACTGTTCGCCCAGGACAGTTGGCACGCCATGTCCAACCTGACTCTGAATTATGGGCTGCGCTGGGATGTAAGCAGGCCCTGGTCCGAGTTGCATAACGAGTTGGAAACCCTGGTGCCCGGACTGCAGTCGCAAGTCTTCCCCGGAGCACCCGTCGGCTGGGTCTTCCCCGGCGACCCAGGAATCCCCAGCACCCTCGCACCCACGCGATACAACAACCTCGCGCCTCGTGTCGGATTAGCCTACTCCCCATCTGCCGCCGGTGGTTTTCTGAAAAAGCTGACCGGAGAGCCGGGCAAAAGCAGCATCCGTGCCGCCTGGGGCCGGTTTTACAGCAGCTTCGAGGGTGCGACCAACTTCAATGCCGTCGGCGACGCTCCCTTCGGCAACTACTACGGAAGTCCCGTTCCTCCGGAATTCGTAACCCCATTCGTGGATCGTGGCACCGGCAACGTGGAAGGCCAACGCTTCCCATCGCCGCCACCGCCAGCAAACTCATCCCGCAGTCATCCGGATACTTCCATCAACTGGGCCAACTATCTACCCATCGGTACCTCACCCGGTTTCTGGTACAAGAACGTCCTGCCCTACACCGAGCAATATGAATTGTCCCTCCAGCGGCAGCTCAGCGCATCGATGGTCTTCACCATGAGCTACGTAGGAGCACAGGGACACCACCTACTCTCCTCGGTTGAAGCCAACCCCGGCAACCCCGCTCTCTGTCTCAGTGTCAGCCAGCCCGGCCAGGTCATACCAGGCACGTCGACATGCGGACCCAACGGAGAAAACGGCGTGTATTCCCCAGTCGCAGGAGGCACAATCAACGGCACCCGTGCGCCCTTTGGTGAGAACTTCGGCAGCGACGGCTTATTCATGACCAATGGAAAGTCCAACTACAACTCGCTGCAACTAAGCCTGCAGCAACGCCTTCCCCATCTGGAATATCTGGCAGGCTACACCTACTCCAAGTCATTGGATAACGCCTCCGGCTACGGCGAACAGATCAATATCCTCAACCCGGAACAGAACGCTCTCTCCGCCTTCAACGCAACCCATAACTTCGTTGTCAGCTACAACTACGACCTGCCCTTCTACCTGATCCCCGGACCGAGCCGGCTGACGAAAGGCTGGAAGTGGACCGGCATCACAAGATTTGCAACCGGCCAGCCAGTAACCCTGTATGAGATCGACGATCGTTCGCTACTGGGAACCGGCTCCGCGGGTGCAATCTCCGTTCCCCTCGACCGCCCAAACTACACGCCGGGATCGCTCCATTTCAGCAACCCCCGAAGCGGAAAGCCTTACTTCAACACAGCCCTCTTCTCGCCGGAGACTCTGGGTCAGTTAGGCACCTCAAGCCGGAGATTTTTTGGTGGTCCAGGAATCAACAACTGGGATACCGCGCTCCTGAAAGACACCGCCATCAAAGAAGGAATCAATCTGGAGTTTCGCGCCGAACTCTTCAACGCCCTCAACCACGCCCAGTTTGGTGCGCCAGACGGCAATTTCAACGACAGCACGTTTGGGCTGGTGAACACCGCAAACTCACCCAGGATCATGCAGCTTTCCTTAAAACTGCTCTTCTAA
- a CDS encoding alkaline phosphatase family protein produces MKRSKLLPRWIAASLLLASSFIPANAAPHKQRMVVVISLDGFPAYALDDPRLPIPTLRKLAREGAVATSMQPINPTVTWPNHTAMVTGVNASQHQVLFNGLLTRNPADGSMTVEPWRDKDLLVHAPTVYDVAYKAGLTTAQVDWVAIYGAKTITWQFPEEPDPKGLIEGHLIQAGVVTPAQLANFDDSSPAWQDEIRTDAAVEILKRYKPNLMLFHLLSLDDLNHEYGPMGNASLETMAFLDDRVKEIVTAIQSAGLAQQTTILVVSDHGFRKISHNIYANAILRREGFVKDENGKPIWGTWIVPDGGSAMVYVNDPARRAELIPKLTTLFSGVEGVDRVYQQQEFAGLGLPTREQSDQAPDLLLSAKPGYVFSGGTQGGENDKSEAGTHGYLNSDPQMQSVFFAWGRGIRPGTHLDHISNLDIAPTISALLGLEMKAVTGHPLQEILSDPRP; encoded by the coding sequence ATGAAACGATCGAAACTATTGCCACGATGGATCGCAGCATCCCTGCTTCTGGCATCTTCCTTTATCCCCGCAAATGCCGCTCCCCACAAGCAGCGCATGGTCGTCGTGATCAGTCTCGATGGCTTTCCCGCCTACGCGCTGGATGATCCTCGCCTCCCAATTCCAACCCTGCGCAAGTTAGCCCGCGAAGGCGCGGTCGCAACATCCATGCAACCCATCAACCCGACCGTGACCTGGCCCAATCACACGGCTATGGTGACCGGCGTCAACGCATCCCAGCACCAGGTCTTGTTCAACGGACTGCTCACCCGCAACCCGGCCGATGGCTCCATGACCGTTGAGCCGTGGCGCGATAAAGATCTTCTCGTGCATGCGCCGACAGTTTACGACGTTGCCTACAAGGCCGGGCTCACCACCGCACAGGTAGATTGGGTCGCCATTTACGGCGCAAAGACCATCACCTGGCAGTTTCCCGAAGAGCCGGACCCAAAGGGCCTGATCGAGGGACATTTGATTCAGGCCGGAGTTGTCACCCCAGCTCAGCTCGCAAACTTTGACGACAGCAGCCCAGCCTGGCAAGACGAAATACGAACAGATGCAGCCGTAGAAATACTCAAGCGCTACAAACCAAATCTCATGCTCTTTCATCTCCTCTCGCTGGATGATCTCAATCACGAGTATGGCCCGATGGGAAATGCAAGCCTCGAAACCATGGCATTTCTCGATGATCGAGTCAAAGAAATCGTCACCGCGATTCAGAGTGCTGGCTTAGCGCAACAAACCACCATCCTCGTCGTCTCAGATCATGGTTTCCGCAAGATAAGCCATAACATTTACGCCAACGCGATTCTGCGCCGGGAAGGATTTGTGAAGGACGAGAACGGCAAACCAATCTGGGGTACATGGATTGTCCCCGATGGCGGCTCAGCAATGGTGTATGTGAATGACCCCGCCCGCCGCGCAGAGTTGATTCCAAAGCTGACAACGCTCTTTAGCGGAGTCGAAGGAGTAGACCGCGTATATCAGCAGCAAGAGTTCGCTGGTCTTGGCCTGCCAACCCGGGAGCAGAGCGATCAGGCACCTGATCTCCTCCTATCCGCTAAACCCGGTTATGTTTTTAGCGGAGGCACACAAGGCGGCGAAAATGATAAGTCAGAGGCTGGCACCCATGGGTATCTGAACAGCGATCCGCAAATGCAATCCGTCTTCTTCGCATGGGGACGAGGCATACGGCCCGGCACCCATCTCGATCACATCTCCAACCTGGATATCGCCCCAACAATTTCCGCCCTGCTCGGATTAGAAATGAAAGCAGTAACCGGACACCCACTGCAGGAAATTCTGAGCGATCCTCGCCCCTGA